Proteins from one Mesorhizobium sp. M9A.F.Ca.ET.002.03.1.2 genomic window:
- a CDS encoding prephenate dehydratase, protein MPEKTNRIAFQGEPGANSDTACRNMFPDMEPLPCPTFEDAFNAVETGKADLAMIPIENTIAGRVADIHHLLPESKLHIVGEYFLPIHFQLMVLPGVRRDEIRSVHSHIHALGQCRKYIRRNGWKPVVAGDTAGAAKLVAELKDRTMAALAPALAATLYGLDIIEENVEDTDSNVTRFVVLTKNRRWADRPSAAAKMMTTFIFRVRNVPAALYKAMGGFATNGINMTKLESYQLGAFTATLFYADIEGHPDDPLVKLALDELAFFSREMRILGVYPASESREQWKVAD, encoded by the coding sequence ATGCCTGAAAAAACCAACAGAATAGCCTTCCAGGGCGAGCCGGGCGCCAATTCCGACACCGCCTGCCGCAACATGTTCCCTGATATGGAGCCGTTGCCGTGCCCGACCTTCGAGGATGCCTTCAATGCCGTCGAGACCGGCAAGGCCGACCTCGCCATGATCCCGATCGAGAACACGATTGCCGGGCGCGTCGCCGACATCCACCATCTCCTGCCGGAATCGAAGCTGCATATCGTCGGAGAGTATTTCCTGCCGATCCATTTCCAGCTGATGGTCCTGCCGGGCGTCAGGCGCGACGAGATCAGAAGCGTGCACAGCCACATTCATGCGCTCGGCCAATGCCGCAAATACATCCGCAGGAACGGCTGGAAGCCGGTGGTCGCCGGCGACACCGCGGGCGCCGCCAAGCTGGTCGCCGAGCTGAAGGACCGCACCATGGCCGCGTTGGCGCCGGCGCTGGCCGCGACGCTCTACGGGCTCGACATCATCGAGGAGAATGTCGAGGACACCGACTCAAACGTCACCCGCTTCGTCGTGCTGACCAAGAACAGGCGATGGGCCGACCGCCCCTCCGCGGCCGCTAAAATGATGACTACGTTCATCTTCCGCGTCCGCAACGTGCCGGCCGCGCTCTACAAGGCGATGGGCGGCTTCGCCACCAACGGCATCAACATGACCAAGCTGGAGAGCTACCAGCTCGGCGCGTTCACGGCGACCCTGTTCTACGCCGACATCGAGGGCCATCCTGACGATCCGCTGGTCAAGCTGGCGCTCGACGAGCTTGCCTTCTTCTCGCGCGAAATGCGGATTCTCGGCGTCTATCCGGCCAGCGAATCGCGCGAACAATGGAAGGTGGCGGATTAG
- a CDS encoding cytochrome c family protein, whose amino-acid sequence MDSFEINKLIGGLLGTVFVVFSVGIVSDALFASPTPEKPGFAIEATEEPAEGGPAAPAAEAKPIADLLANANAEAGAAVFKKCQACHSGEKGGPNKVGPDLWDIVDRPVAEHAGFAYSGGMKEFSKDGAEKWTYDNLNHFLTSPKKLVKGTAMSFAGLPKDEDRANVIAYLRTLSDSPKPLPTPGASADAAAPAEGAAPAKPAEGEAPAEGAAPAKPAEGAAPAEGEAPAKPPEGEAPAAPAQ is encoded by the coding sequence ATGGACTCTTTCGAAATCAACAAGCTGATCGGCGGGCTGCTGGGAACCGTGTTCGTCGTCTTCTCGGTCGGCATTGTGTCCGATGCGCTGTTCGCCTCCCCCACACCGGAAAAGCCCGGCTTCGCCATCGAGGCAACCGAGGAGCCCGCCGAGGGCGGCCCGGCAGCCCCGGCGGCGGAAGCCAAGCCGATCGCCGACCTGCTGGCCAACGCCAATGCCGAAGCGGGTGCCGCCGTATTCAAGAAGTGCCAGGCCTGCCATTCTGGCGAGAAGGGTGGTCCGAACAAGGTCGGCCCCGATCTGTGGGACATCGTCGACCGCCCGGTCGCCGAGCATGCGGGCTTCGCCTATTCTGGCGGCATGAAGGAGTTTTCCAAAGACGGCGCCGAGAAGTGGACCTACGACAACCTCAACCACTTCCTCACCTCGCCGAAGAAGCTCGTGAAGGGCACGGCGATGAGCTTCGCCGGCCTGCCGAAGGACGAGGACCGCGCCAACGTCATCGCCTATCTGCGCACGCTGTCGGACAGTCCCAAGCCGTTGCCGACGCCTGGCGCTTCGGCCGATGCGGCAGCGCCCGCCGAAGGCGCGGCGCCGGCCAAGCCGGCCGAAGGTGAAGCACCGGCAGAGGGTGCGGCACCGGCCAAGCCCGCGGAGGGTGCAGCGCCGGCCGAGGGCGAGGCGCCGGCCAAGCCGCCTGAGGGTGAAGCACCGGCGGCACCGGCCCAATAA
- a CDS encoding 3-deoxy-manno-octulosonate cytidylyltransferase: protein MSTLILIPARMASTRLPGKPLADIAGAPMIVHVARRAAEARLGRVVVATDTTSVAEAVRAHGFEAVMTRADHESGSDRIFEALATLDPGRKVETIVNVQGDLPTIDPDIINAALRPFEDAAVDIATLGIEIVRDEEKTNPNVVKIVGSPLSGTRLRALYFTRATAPWGEGPLYHHIGLYAYRRAALERFVALKPSPLERREKLEQLRALEAGMRIDAEIVRSAPFGVDTPDDLERARSILST, encoded by the coding sequence ATGTCCACGCTCATCCTCATCCCGGCCCGCATGGCCTCGACCCGCCTGCCGGGCAAGCCGCTGGCCGACATCGCCGGCGCTCCGATGATCGTCCATGTCGCCCGCCGCGCCGCCGAGGCCAGGCTCGGCCGGGTGGTGGTCGCCACCGATACGACAAGCGTCGCCGAAGCGGTGCGCGCGCACGGTTTCGAGGCGGTGATGACGCGGGCGGATCACGAATCGGGCTCCGACCGCATCTTCGAGGCACTGGCCACGCTCGACCCCGGGCGCAAGGTCGAAACAATCGTCAATGTCCAAGGCGACCTGCCGACCATCGATCCCGACATCATCAACGCCGCGCTGAGGCCTTTCGAGGATGCGGCCGTCGACATCGCCACGCTCGGCATCGAGATCGTCCGCGACGAGGAAAAGACCAATCCGAACGTCGTCAAGATCGTCGGCTCGCCGCTGTCGGGGACACGGCTGCGGGCGCTCTATTTCACCCGCGCCACGGCACCATGGGGCGAGGGGCCGCTCTATCACCACATCGGCCTCTATGCCTATCGCCGCGCCGCGCTCGAACGCTTCGTCGCACTGAAGCCGTCGCCGCTGGAACGGCGCGAGAAGCTCGAGCAGTTGCGGGCGCTGGAGGCCGGCATGCGCATCGACGCCGAGATCGTGCGGTCCGCACCGTTCGGCGTCGACACGCCGGACGACCTTGAACGCGCCAGAAGCATCCTTTCAACCTGA